GGTAACCAAGCGCTATTAACCGGCGCGCTGAAAGACAAAATGGGATTTGATGGTTTTGTTGTCGGTGATTGGAACGGCCATGGCCAAGTGCCAGGCTGTACCAACGATTCCTGTGCGCAGGCCATTAATGCCGGTGTGGATTTAGTTATGGTGCCCTTCGACTGGAAAGCCATGATCCCCAATACTATTGCGCAGGTGAATCAGGGTGAAATTTCGGTCGAGCGGCTGGATGATGCCGTGCGCCGAATTCTGCGAGTAAAGATGCGAGCTGGCCTTTTCGATGCTAAACCGTCTGAGCGTGCCGGTGCCCAAAACCCAGATGTTATTGGTAGTGCCGAGCATCGCGAGTTGGCAAGGCAGGCCGTCCGAGAAAGTTTGGTTTTACTAAAAAACACCAACAAAATTTTGCCGCTTAACCCCTTACAAACTGTGTTGGTAGCGGGCGAAGCGGCCAACAATATTGGCCAGCAAAGCGGAGGCTGGTCGGTTACCTGGCAGGGTACTGACACCACCAACGAGCAGTTTCCCGGTGCAACCTCTATCTACAAAGGTATTGCCGATGCCGCTGAGGCGGCCGGCGGGCGCGCATTGTATTCGGCTGATGGCAGCTATAGCGAAAAACCCGATGTGGCGATAGTCGTGTTTGGCGAGCAGCCCTATGCCGAAGGTATTGGTGACCGGGATACCGTTGAGTTTGAGCCTGGCGACAAAAAGTCTTTAGCGCTGCTTAAAAAACTACGTGACGAAGGTATCCCTGTTGTATCGGTATTTCTTTCAGGGCGGCCCATGTGGGTAAACCCGGAATATAATCAGTCTAATGCCTTTATTGCGGCCTGGTTACCGGGCACCGAAGGTGGGGGCGTAGCTGACGTGCTGCTCGCTAAAACCGATGGTTCTGTGAACTATAACTTCTCTGGCAAGCTGTCTTTCTCCTGGCCAAACACACCGCTGGATACAGAGGTTAACCTACATCAGAGTGACTACACGCCGCTATTTGCCTTTGGCTACGGGCTGGATTACAACGCCAAGCTGGAAGGCCCCAGAGGCTTGATGGAAAAAGTGGCCGGTGTGGCCACCGAAAAAAGCGGCGATATAAACCTGTATGTCGGCCGCCCGTTGCAGCCGTGGAATATTTTTATTCATAACCACGAGCGTCAGCAAATCCTTAGCGGTGCCTTCGCGGCGCTGCCCGATGGCGATGTCAAAATTGAAACCATGGATAAAGATGTTCAGGAGGATGCCCTGCGCTTTACCTGGAAAGATGCCTGGACTGCGAAGCTTACGTTTGGTGGGGGCAAGCCGCTTAATTTAAGTGGTCATGTCGCCGCCGGTGTTCTTGCCTTCGACCTAAATGTGAAAGACATTAGCCGCGGGGGCATTGGCGTTACCCTTGAGTGTGGCGAAAACTGTAAGCGCAATGTGCCGTTAGCGCAGGCGCGCGAATGGCAGGGTAAGGGTTGGCAGAGCGTTAGCCTTGATATGGCCTGCTTTTATCGTGAGGGCGACGACTTCAGTGCAATGACTAACCCCTTTGTGCTGGAAAATGGTGGTGACGGTGAAATTGAAATTGCCAATATTCGCTTCTTGGTTCAAGGCGACGCTAAAACCGACTGCCCCGACCTGAAAAAGGTTGGGGTTACGCCGGCAAAACTGGAGGAGTACTGGTCGGTTTCCTGGTGGGAGCCGCGTCATACAGCAAAGCTGAAGCGTGTTGCTGAAGGCAATGTAGACCTCATAATGGTGGGCGACTCCATCACCCAAGGTTGGGAAGAGGAGGCAGGTGCTAAGGTGTGGCAGGAATACTATGGTGAGCGAAATGCCGTTAACCTAGGTTTTTCGGGTGATCGTACAGAAAACGTACTTTGGCGGCTAAAAAACGGCGAGATTAACGGCATTTCGCCCAAGGTGGCCGTGGTTATGATTGGCACTAATAACACGGGGCACAGGCTGCATCAGCCGGAATACACCGCCGAGGGCGTTCGTCAAATTGTCGAGTTGCTAAAGACTAAGCTGGAAAACACGAAGATCTTGCTGTTGGCTGTATTCCCGCGCGAAGCGCAGGCAGATGCGCAGATGCGTTTAATAAACGAAGAGATCAACGCCAAAATCTCGACTCTGGCCGATGGAAACCGCGTACATTTTCTTAACATAAACGCTAAATTCCTCGCTGACGACGGTAGTCTCAGTCAAGAAATTATGCCCGACCTACTGCACCTAAACGAGCAAGGTTATCGTATTTGGGCTGATGCTATGGAGCCTAAGTTGGCTGAATTACTAGCCGAATAATACTTGAACGCTAGCGGGTGCTTCTGCGCCCGCATTTGTTTTTTGCACCCTTCCTGTACAAACTCCCCTCAGTCTTACCAATACTGGCGCCACTTTACAAAGCTATACAAGTTGGCGGCAAAAAATGGCACAGAAAGTGAAACAACCACGTCAGATGGTCGCACATAACGCTAAAATATCTGTAATAAGCGCGGTTATTTGTGTGTAGACTGAATGTTCACAATGAAATCCAAAAGCTAATTCTCAGACAATCGAACCTGTGTCACATTACCGAAGTTGAAACCGGTGTATGGCTGGACTTTCGCGAACAAATGCCGTTCGCAACGGTGACGTAAGTCTGACTGAACTTTTCCTGGAGAATGACGTTGAGTGGTAAATTGTGCCAAATTTTGGCAGTGCTGAATTT
The Teredinibacter franksiae DNA segment above includes these coding regions:
- a CDS encoding glycoside hydrolase family 3 N-terminal domain-containing protein — translated: MSRSTIKPLLISRFVVLPAALLTAMLLASCQGVGSDTPATVPTVMEGGVENSSKASGWPKVGSPLAADPKREEHINQIIAGMSLEEKVGQIMQAEIQSLQPGDVKKYHLGSVLNGGGSMPYRKALPATADWVKLADELYDESMDDSDGKIAIPVIWGTDAVHGHNNVIGATIFPHNIGLGAARNAELVRKIGEATAREVQATAIDWVFAPTLAVARNDAWGRTYESYAEDPALVAEYSEAMVMGLQGEVGDSDFLRGEQVIATAKHFLADGGTWKGDDQGDARISEQELIDIHNAGYPPAIAAGVQTVMSSFSSWNGVKMHGNQALLTGALKDKMGFDGFVVGDWNGHGQVPGCTNDSCAQAINAGVDLVMVPFDWKAMIPNTIAQVNQGEISVERLDDAVRRILRVKMRAGLFDAKPSERAGAQNPDVIGSAEHRELARQAVRESLVLLKNTNKILPLNPLQTVLVAGEAANNIGQQSGGWSVTWQGTDTTNEQFPGATSIYKGIADAAEAAGGRALYSADGSYSEKPDVAIVVFGEQPYAEGIGDRDTVEFEPGDKKSLALLKKLRDEGIPVVSVFLSGRPMWVNPEYNQSNAFIAAWLPGTEGGGVADVLLAKTDGSVNYNFSGKLSFSWPNTPLDTEVNLHQSDYTPLFAFGYGLDYNAKLEGPRGLMEKVAGVATEKSGDINLYVGRPLQPWNIFIHNHERQQILSGAFAALPDGDVKIETMDKDVQEDALRFTWKDAWTAKLTFGGGKPLNLSGHVAAGVLAFDLNVKDISRGGIGVTLECGENCKRNVPLAQAREWQGKGWQSVSLDMACFYREGDDFSAMTNPFVLENGGDGEIEIANIRFLVQGDAKTDCPDLKKVGVTPAKLEEYWSVSWWEPRHTAKLKRVAEGNVDLIMVGDSITQGWEEEAGAKVWQEYYGERNAVNLGFSGDRTENVLWRLKNGEINGISPKVAVVMIGTNNTGHRLHQPEYTAEGVRQIVELLKTKLENTKILLLAVFPREAQADAQMRLINEEINAKISTLADGNRVHFLNINAKFLADDGSLSQEIMPDLLHLNEQGYRIWADAMEPKLAELLAE